Proteins encoded by one window of Thermobaculum terrenum ATCC BAA-798:
- the hisD gene encoding histidinol dehydrogenase translates to MNSVAPVRTIRLADLSPEERRRLTHRSGAISMDVTSVVRQIVEDVRQKGDESVREYTERFDGVKLDSLEVPRVEIETALDRIDQHLAEAMSIAASNIRAFHSAQIHPEPVVETSPGVKVWRVWRPIERVGVYVPGGGARYPSTVLMHAVPASVAGCSEIVLCTPPGPDGKVPEATLAAAALSGVTRVFSIGGAQAIAAMAYGTQTIPPVQKIFGPGNVYVTAAKMLVFGDVDIDKPAGPSELVIIADDTADPRETAADLIAQSEHAPDNASVLVTTSESLAEAVLSELTRQLEDLPNRDRVISSFRSNGFILLVEDLAQAVGFVNEYAPEHLQIVTVSPREILEGINNAGSIFLGRYSPVPAGDYAVGSNHVLPTSGSARTFGPLSTEEFGKWVQVQELTQEGLRSISNAVTAMARAENLEGHARAIEVRFSV, encoded by the coding sequence TTGAACAGCGTAGCTCCCGTACGCACTATAAGGCTAGCAGATCTATCACCTGAAGAGCGTCGAAGGCTAACACATAGATCTGGGGCCATTTCTATGGATGTGACTTCTGTCGTACGTCAGATAGTGGAAGATGTGCGCCAGAAGGGTGATGAGTCAGTTCGGGAGTATACAGAGCGCTTTGATGGGGTAAAACTTGATTCCCTAGAGGTGCCCCGCGTAGAGATCGAAACTGCTTTGGATCGTATAGACCAGCATCTGGCAGAGGCTATGTCCATCGCCGCATCTAATATCAGGGCGTTTCATAGTGCTCAGATACATCCTGAACCTGTAGTAGAGACTTCACCGGGAGTAAAGGTGTGGCGTGTGTGGCGCCCTATTGAGAGGGTAGGGGTGTATGTGCCGGGTGGTGGAGCTAGATATCCGTCTACCGTCCTGATGCACGCTGTACCAGCATCGGTAGCAGGCTGTAGTGAGATAGTATTGTGCACACCCCCAGGACCTGATGGCAAGGTGCCAGAAGCGACTTTAGCGGCGGCAGCGCTTTCGGGCGTCACCAGGGTGTTCAGTATCGGTGGTGCGCAGGCTATAGCTGCTATGGCATACGGTACTCAAACCATACCGCCAGTTCAGAAGATCTTTGGACCAGGTAATGTGTACGTTACTGCTGCCAAGATGCTTGTGTTTGGTGATGTGGATATAGACAAGCCTGCGGGACCTTCTGAGCTAGTAATTATCGCGGATGATACGGCTGATCCTAGAGAGACGGCTGCGGATCTTATAGCGCAATCTGAGCATGCTCCTGATAACGCAAGCGTACTGGTTACCACCTCCGAAAGCCTCGCGGAGGCGGTACTATCTGAGCTGACGAGGCAGCTGGAAGACTTGCCAAATAGGGACAGGGTCATCAGCTCGTTCAGGAGCAATGGTTTCATCCTCCTAGTAGAGGATCTTGCTCAGGCTGTAGGGTTTGTCAATGAGTATGCTCCAGAACACCTTCAGATAGTTACTGTTTCTCCTAGAGAGATTCTGGAAGGTATCAATAACGCAGGGTCCATATTCCTCGGAAGGTACTCACCTGTTCCTGCCGGAGATTATGCGGTGGGTAGTAATCATGTGCTGCCCACCAGTGGGAGCGCACGCACATTTGGTCCTCTGTCGACCGAGGAATTTGGTAAGTGGGTACAGGTGCAGGAGCTTACACAAGAAGGCTTAAGATCTATATCAAATGCTGTAACAGCTATGGCACGTGCTGAGAACCTGGAAGGACATGCTAGAGCTATTGAGGTGAGGTTTTCTGTCTGA
- the hisB gene encoding imidazoleglycerol-phosphate dehydratase HisB: MIASRTGSFHRKTLETDIRVELTLDGEGRAEVDTGIPFLDHMLISLARHSGMNVLVQAKGDLHIDDHHTTEDVALVMGKAFRAAVGDRVGIARFGYAYAPMDDSLARAVIDICGRPYSVYKASGLESHVGRFQTYLVGHFFRSFAQEAGVTLHVELLYGHDPHHSIEAMFKALALAIRQAITIHGSDVPSTKGALD; the protein is encoded by the coding sequence ATGATAGCGAGCAGGACTGGCAGCTTTCATAGAAAAACTCTTGAAACTGATATAAGGGTCGAGTTGACTCTTGATGGGGAAGGACGTGCCGAGGTAGATACAGGAATCCCCTTCCTGGACCATATGTTAATCTCACTTGCCCGCCACTCCGGTATGAATGTTTTGGTCCAAGCCAAAGGTGATCTGCATATAGATGATCATCATACTACCGAGGATGTTGCATTGGTTATGGGCAAAGCTTTCAGAGCAGCTGTGGGCGATCGAGTTGGTATAGCCAGGTTTGGTTATGCCTACGCTCCTATGGACGACTCGTTGGCGCGGGCAGTAATAGATATATGTGGAAGGCCCTACTCAGTGTACAAGGCTTCTGGTCTGGAATCTCATGTGGGTAGATTTCAGACCTACCTGGTGGGGCATTTCTTTAGATCCTTTGCACAGGAAGCTGGCGTTACCCTGCATGTAGAACTGCTATATGGACATGATCCTCATCATTCCATAGAAGCTATGTTCAAGGCCCTTGCCCTGGCTATTCGCCAGGCTATTACCATACATGGTAGTGATGTTCCTTCTACTAAAGGAGCTCTGGATTAA
- the hisG gene encoding ATP phosphoribosyltransferase translates to MGTGEERRLRLAMQRQGRLTEGTTSLLRGIGLQFESYQQRLLTPCRNFPLDILFGRDDDIPEYVADGTVDLGIVGRNMIVEKEARVEELLPLGFGYCSLVVAVPNDSNIESPEQLHGKRVATSYPNSTKRYFQNLGVEVELVVLSGSVEVAPSLGIASAIVDISATGSTLVLNDLRTIATVLESEAVLIANPETVESSDVKPNIDRLLLRIKSLLAAKQYKYVMMNAPRWALPAIRKITPGLKSPTVVPLADPDWVAVHTVIQESEFWEVIEKLREAGASEILVNPIEKLLL, encoded by the coding sequence TTGGGTACCGGCGAAGAGCGCAGGCTTCGGCTGGCTATGCAGAGGCAGGGTAGGTTGACGGAAGGAACTACCTCGCTCCTCCGAGGTATAGGGCTGCAATTTGAGAGCTATCAACAACGCCTGTTGACTCCTTGCCGCAATTTCCCACTTGATATACTTTTCGGTCGCGATGATGATATCCCTGAGTATGTAGCCGATGGCACCGTAGATCTAGGTATTGTCGGCCGCAACATGATAGTCGAGAAAGAGGCTAGGGTTGAAGAGCTCCTTCCTTTGGGATTTGGATACTGCTCCTTGGTAGTAGCTGTGCCCAATGATTCCAATATTGAGTCTCCTGAACAACTGCATGGTAAAAGGGTTGCTACCTCCTATCCGAACTCTACCAAGCGATACTTTCAGAACTTGGGAGTAGAGGTGGAATTGGTAGTGCTATCTGGGTCGGTAGAGGTAGCACCTTCGCTCGGAATAGCCTCGGCTATCGTAGACATAAGTGCCACCGGTAGCACTCTGGTACTAAATGACCTAAGGACTATAGCCACCGTTTTGGAATCCGAGGCCGTGTTGATAGCTAATCCTGAGACCGTTGAGTCATCTGATGTAAAACCCAACATAGACAGGCTGCTTCTCAGGATCAAGAGCCTACTTGCCGCCAAGCAATACAAATACGTGATGATGAACGCCCCTAGATGGGCACTGCCTGCGATCCGTAAGATCACACCGGGACTTAAATCTCCAACGGTTGTACCGCTGGCTGATCCAGATTGGGTGGCGGTACACACCGTTATCCAAGAGAGCGAGTTTTGGGAAGTTATCGAGAAACTAAGGGAAGCTGGAGCTTCCGAGATACTGGTCAATCCTATAGAAAAGCTTTTACTCTAA
- the hisC gene encoding histidinol-phosphate transaminase, with translation MSSKQDVRKYLRQHLEVLEPYRGVETIDSLAARYGLDVSQIVKLDANENPYGPSPLVYQALANLQDINRYPDPLSTSLRRKIAEYAGVTTEQVLVGAGADEIIELLIRLFVGTGEAVVDCQPTFSMYSLFTLQNAGEVIDVPRGDDWNIDLQSILKVLAAWPVKLVFICSPNNPTGNLVSEQDVVRLLDTGIPVVIDEAYYEFAGKTFVGLLPRYPNLFIVRTFSKLAGLAGLRVGYLLASEIIVNELLKIKQPYNVTVAGQAAALASLQDIDRLQDNVRRLVEERERMFTKLREQGVLQPYPSKANFLLCRVNGDAKLVREELAKRGIFVRHFSKPRIQDCLRVSVGLPEHTDRLIEALDDIKNSVLIG, from the coding sequence ATGAGTTCAAAGCAGGATGTAAGGAAATATCTTAGGCAACATCTGGAAGTTCTCGAGCCCTATAGGGGAGTGGAGACCATAGACTCCCTGGCGGCGAGGTATGGGTTGGATGTATCTCAGATAGTTAAGTTGGATGCTAACGAGAACCCCTATGGGCCATCTCCTTTGGTGTATCAGGCTCTTGCCAACCTGCAGGATATCAATAGGTATCCTGATCCGTTATCGACATCCCTTAGGAGGAAGATAGCTGAATATGCGGGTGTAACTACTGAACAGGTGTTGGTAGGTGCGGGGGCTGACGAGATCATAGAGCTACTGATCCGCCTGTTCGTTGGGACGGGAGAAGCTGTGGTGGATTGTCAGCCTACGTTCAGCATGTATTCGTTATTTACTCTACAGAATGCTGGCGAGGTCATAGATGTTCCTAGGGGTGACGATTGGAACATTGATTTGCAGTCCATACTCAAGGTTCTAGCAGCCTGGCCGGTAAAACTGGTATTTATTTGTTCGCCTAACAACCCTACTGGTAATCTCGTATCAGAACAGGATGTTGTACGCTTGCTAGATACTGGCATCCCCGTGGTAATAGACGAAGCTTATTATGAATTCGCCGGTAAAACTTTCGTAGGATTGTTGCCTAGGTATCCCAACCTGTTTATAGTAAGAACCTTCAGTAAGCTTGCGGGTCTTGCTGGCTTGAGAGTGGGGTATCTATTAGCGTCCGAGATCATAGTCAACGAATTGCTGAAGATCAAGCAGCCATATAACGTTACAGTTGCAGGGCAGGCTGCTGCTCTAGCTTCCCTACAAGACATTGACAGGTTACAGGACAACGTGCGCAGGCTTGTAGAGGAAAGAGAGCGTATGTTCACTAAGCTCAGGGAGCAAGGTGTACTTCAGCCTTATCCTTCCAAGGCTAACTTCCTCCTGTGTAGAGTCAATGGAGATGCAAAGCTTGTGAGAGAAGAGCTCGCGAAGAGAGGTATTTTTGTACGACACTTCTCCAAGCCTAGGATACAAGATTGCCTACGCGTATCCGTTGGACTGCCTGAGCATACTGATCGCCTGATCGAAGCTTTGGATGATATCAAGAACTCCGTGTTGATAGGATAA
- a CDS encoding DUF1015 domain-containing protein, with product MAELSPILPFIYNAKLVGDVSSVITPPYDVISAEECALYRARHPYSAIHIELPSARSNSNPYEEAAKLVQEWVASGVLQPFPEPAMFVHQQTFTCHGKNYTRTALVAGVRLEPWEAGVVIPHERTFAGPKKDRLELLRATHVAPSSIFGLYEQKPPVAEVIASVVSAGEPLIVAFEPDVEHRVWAITDAKQLATIHSAMRDSRIYIADGHHRYETALAYRDERRLQDGNYDNAAYNYVAMSLVAFDDPGLVVLPTHRLIKNLAPTLVDELPGRAGKFFSVDNVELISTSEGAVQQILRNDWDYAFLIYGRRGAWLFTADHEVAAYLPEDRSEAWKKLDLAVLHELVFRKLLDMDLGNIEEYVQYTRSIEYAVAAVNDGDFQLAAFVRPTGVDQLRAVADAGDRMPHKSTYFYPKFPAGLIINRLDVRLPRIAEVMR from the coding sequence TTGGCAGAGCTGAGTCCGATTCTCCCATTTATATATAACGCCAAATTGGTTGGAGATGTTTCTTCTGTAATTACTCCACCTTATGATGTGATTAGCGCCGAAGAGTGTGCTCTTTACAGGGCAAGGCACCCTTATAGCGCCATACACATAGAGTTGCCCTCTGCCCGCAGTAATTCTAACCCCTACGAGGAAGCCGCTAAGCTCGTTCAGGAATGGGTGGCTTCTGGGGTTTTACAGCCGTTTCCTGAACCTGCTATGTTTGTACATCAGCAGACTTTTACCTGCCACGGCAAGAACTACACTCGCACTGCGTTGGTAGCAGGCGTTCGCCTGGAGCCTTGGGAAGCCGGCGTGGTGATCCCTCACGAGCGTACTTTTGCCGGCCCTAAGAAGGACAGGCTTGAACTCCTGAGGGCCACCCATGTAGCTCCCAGCTCTATATTTGGACTTTATGAGCAGAAGCCGCCAGTAGCTGAGGTAATAGCCTCGGTGGTATCTGCGGGTGAACCCCTGATTGTAGCCTTTGAACCTGATGTTGAGCATAGAGTCTGGGCAATTACCGATGCTAAGCAACTGGCTACAATCCATAGTGCTATGAGAGACTCCAGGATCTACATAGCAGATGGCCATCACCGCTATGAAACAGCGCTGGCCTACAGAGATGAGCGTAGGCTTCAGGATGGTAACTACGATAATGCTGCCTATAACTATGTTGCTATGAGCCTGGTTGCTTTCGATGATCCTGGCCTCGTAGTGCTGCCTACACACAGACTTATAAAAAATCTGGCTCCGACTCTGGTGGACGAACTTCCTGGTAGAGCAGGTAAGTTCTTTAGTGTTGATAACGTTGAGTTGATTTCGACCAGTGAGGGAGCTGTACAACAGATACTTCGTAATGACTGGGATTATGCTTTCTTAATATACGGCCGTCGAGGAGCTTGGCTTTTCACGGCAGACCACGAGGTTGCTGCTTATCTTCCAGAGGATAGGTCCGAAGCCTGGAAGAAGCTGGACTTGGCCGTTCTGCACGAGCTAGTGTTCCGGAAATTACTGGATATGGACCTTGGAAATATTGAAGAATACGTGCAATACACTAGAAGCATTGAGTATGCAGTTGCTGCAGTTAATGATGGTGATTTCCAATTGGCTGCATTTGTCCGACCTACAGGGGTCGATCAACTGAGGGCAGTAGCTGATGCTGGTGACAGGATGCCTCATAAGAGCACTTACTTCTATCCCAAGTTCCCAGCAGGGTTGATAATCAATAGGCTGGATGTGCGTTTGCCGCGAATAGCGGAGGTTATGCGTTAA
- a CDS encoding electron transfer flavoprotein subunit beta/FixA family protein → MRIVVCVKQVPDPSKVDLKVDKHTLRVVREGVPNVMDPGDEVTLEGALRLAEATPDSQVTLVSMGPQSAVEPLRMGLAMGADAAVLVSDEALEGADAFVTARVLASVISTMPYDLIMTSTESSDASSGLVPGMLAGLLGVPHISLVRKLSMDNNSLGIERLTADGYQEVLSSTPALLTISSGAYTPRYPTLRGIMQAKNKPIKILSISEIGLSSDDLENIEEVIEIVEPQVKAEPQIITDINEGVERILTILTQRGLL, encoded by the coding sequence ATGCGAATTGTTGTATGTGTGAAACAAGTACCAGATCCTTCTAAGGTGGATTTAAAGGTAGATAAACATACACTCCGGGTAGTTAGAGAAGGAGTACCTAACGTCATGGATCCAGGAGACGAGGTAACCCTGGAAGGGGCTTTGCGCCTAGCAGAAGCTACTCCAGATAGCCAAGTAACATTGGTATCCATGGGACCGCAGAGCGCTGTAGAGCCTCTGCGGATGGGTCTTGCTATGGGAGCAGATGCTGCAGTATTAGTTTCGGACGAAGCTCTGGAAGGTGCGGATGCTTTCGTCACAGCACGAGTATTAGCATCAGTTATATCTACTATGCCCTATGACTTGATAATGACCTCAACTGAGAGCTCAGACGCCTCAAGTGGGTTAGTACCTGGTATGCTGGCCGGTCTGCTAGGGGTGCCTCACATCTCTCTGGTAAGAAAACTGTCCATGGATAACAACAGCCTAGGTATAGAGCGACTAACAGCAGATGGTTATCAAGAAGTCTTGAGCAGTACACCGGCGCTGCTCACTATATCCAGTGGGGCTTACACACCAAGGTACCCAACTTTGCGGGGTATCATGCAGGCAAAGAACAAACCGATAAAGATATTGAGCATCAGCGAGATAGGACTATCCTCAGATGACCTTGAGAATATAGAAGAGGTCATAGAGATTGTAGAACCCCAAGTTAAAGCAGAGCCTCAAATAATTACAGATATCAATGAAGGAGTGGAGCGTATACTTACCATACTGACTCAGAGGGGACTGCTATGA